The Corynebacterium tuberculostearicum genome window below encodes:
- a CDS encoding ABC transporter permease, giving the protein MSATSVAAFLRRDLLLLRRNTASLISMFVVPPLFLLCLYAVFGYSAGQSGFGYLRFVLGGCLFQAAMFTAAASAMAVGQDVESGLVDRVRVLPGATGGYVAGRLATDVLRMSASIAALLIVAWACGLDMALGDVAWTVLWSLLAAAVLSLVTDGVILMVPAPVSTASSIQALEMLLLMFSTAFIPTTAVDGSLRDIVRHMPFSPVIEVIRAASPGAFPNHAGEEAALWLGVATVVGIVLFIRLFTSRSES; this is encoded by the coding sequence ATGAGTGCGACGTCGGTCGCGGCGTTCCTCCGTCGGGATCTGCTGCTGTTGCGACGCAACACCGCGTCGCTGATCTCCATGTTCGTCGTTCCTCCCCTCTTCCTGCTGTGCCTGTACGCGGTGTTTGGGTACTCAGCAGGGCAATCCGGCTTCGGGTACCTGCGTTTCGTGCTCGGCGGCTGCCTGTTCCAGGCGGCGATGTTCACCGCCGCGGCGTCGGCGATGGCGGTGGGACAGGACGTCGAATCCGGGCTCGTCGACCGTGTGCGCGTGTTGCCCGGGGCCACGGGCGGCTATGTCGCCGGCAGGCTCGCCACCGATGTGCTGCGGATGTCCGCGTCGATCGCGGCGCTGCTGATCGTCGCGTGGGCCTGTGGCCTCGACATGGCTCTCGGTGACGTCGCGTGGACAGTCCTGTGGTCACTGCTCGCTGCCGCGGTCCTGTCCCTGGTCACGGACGGGGTGATCCTGATGGTGCCCGCTCCGGTGTCGACGGCCTCATCGATCCAGGCGCTGGAAATGCTGCTGCTCATGTTCTCCACCGCGTTCATTCCGACGACCGCTGTGGACGGCTCCCTGCGCGACATCGTGCGCCACATGCCTTTTTCGCCGGTGATCGAGGTGATCAGGGCGGCGTCCCCGGGCGCCTTCCCGAATCACGCCGGGGAAGAGGCCGCCCTGTGGCTCGGTGTCGCGACGGTCGTCGGAATCGTCCTGTTCATCCGCCTGTTCACCTCGAGGAGCGAATCATGA
- a CDS encoding ABC transporter permease — translation MIDAIFVHLRRIVHTWLRRPDFWFMTFIAPLVYLFIVNRMFGSLVRQLTGEFELRNAVILVVTAWAFILAITGSSTVFVERSNGLHERLITMPAPYAAVPTARIIAEFIRIMAMTIVVAAVAALLSDGPLEVSWWWRITVTGAMVAAAAACTGTYIAFSITSPQGSVALIPLIIVAMFVNTVLMPADHFRPLLRGIAGHTPVSAAGEAVNGTGAAGLVVCAAWFFGIAVLAAWGIAVKTRPGESA, via the coding sequence ATGATCGACGCCATTTTCGTGCATCTGCGGCGCATCGTCCACACTTGGCTGCGGCGCCCTGACTTCTGGTTCATGACGTTCATTGCTCCGCTCGTGTACCTGTTCATCGTCAACCGCATGTTCGGTAGCCTGGTCAGGCAGCTCACCGGAGAGTTCGAACTCCGGAACGCGGTCATCCTTGTCGTAACGGCGTGGGCGTTCATCTTGGCCATCACGGGATCGTCCACCGTGTTCGTTGAACGCAGCAATGGCCTCCACGAGCGGTTGATCACAATGCCGGCACCGTACGCGGCCGTGCCGACCGCACGGATAATCGCCGAGTTCATCCGGATCATGGCGATGACGATCGTCGTCGCGGCGGTGGCCGCCTTGCTTTCCGACGGCCCCCTGGAGGTGTCCTGGTGGTGGAGGATCACGGTGACCGGCGCGATGGTTGCCGCGGCGGCCGCATGCACCGGCACGTACATCGCGTTCTCCATCACCAGCCCCCAGGGATCCGTGGCCCTTATCCCGTTGATAATCGTTGCGATGTTCGTCAACACGGTGCTCATGCCCGCCGACCACTTCCGTCCCCTCCTGCGCGGAATCGCCGGGCACACCCCCGTATCTGCGGCCGGCGAGGCCGTCAACGGTACCGGGGCTGCGGGTCTGGTGGTCTGCGCGGCCTGGTTCTTTGGTATCGCCGTGCTCGCGGCGTGGGGCATCGCCGTGAAAACGAGGCCGGGGGAGTCTGCATGA
- a CDS encoding class I SAM-dependent methyltransferase, which produces MKSIAQIVQNNRRLLAAYEDKVQPRFLSRYAREPMDAAAVYRKLRALDPGPDAPARVLDLGCGTGWLARTLAAESRYRRANIVGYDLSPNAIRIARERAAADGLGARTEFHVADILTPLAGEPGGACEIWVCGALHQMKDAGAALGRVSGLLADGGIAYVQTFVEDPDVNERVDMAVMAKMGHRVFRGSELEDLAEANGLKLDGASRAGTVYFCTLAKKSAIGEAGK; this is translated from the coding sequence ATGAAGTCGATCGCCCAGATCGTCCAGAACAACCGCAGGCTCCTCGCGGCCTACGAGGACAAGGTCCAGCCGAGGTTCCTAAGCCGCTATGCGCGCGAACCGATGGACGCCGCCGCCGTGTACCGGAAGCTCCGTGCGCTGGATCCCGGGCCGGATGCGCCGGCCCGGGTCCTCGACCTCGGTTGCGGAACCGGGTGGCTCGCCCGCACGCTCGCCGCTGAGTCTCGCTATCGCAGGGCGAACATCGTCGGCTACGACCTGTCGCCCAATGCGATCCGCATCGCCCGCGAACGCGCCGCCGCCGACGGGCTCGGGGCCCGGACGGAATTCCACGTTGCCGACATCCTCACGCCGCTCGCGGGAGAGCCCGGCGGGGCCTGTGAAATCTGGGTGTGTGGCGCGCTCCACCAAATGAAGGATGCGGGAGCCGCGCTCGGCAGGGTCTCCGGGCTGCTCGCCGACGGCGGCATCGCTTACGTGCAGACGTTCGTCGAGGATCCCGACGTGAACGAGCGGGTCGACATGGCCGTCATGGCGAAGATGGGCCACCGGGTGTTCCGGGGCAGCGAGCTCGAGGACCTCGCCGAAGCCAACGGGCTGAAGCTGGACGGAGCCTCACGCGCCGGCACGGTGTATTTCTGCACTCTCGCGAAGAAAAGCGCGATCGGGGAGGCGGGGAAGTGA
- a CDS encoding ABC transporter ATP-binding protein codes for MSAVDGTVGPWSLLAPIRTRMRAVVALSVLSSVATVASLVGIIDIAMTYPEAPVHRTWLAVVVIVVAATVRMAADGAAGMLSHRADNDLQLYLRRRLVAHIRKLPLGWLDARRSSGIIGSVEKDVAAVHQLMGHTVGETVVAVLVPLLSLIALVAVDWRIAAVAVVPVLVTFALMGVMISRGAGLQRDYERASEKVTAAVIELVRGIPVMKSFGRASQGAGRYDAAASSFVRAWSAWSRQSNIYLGLIDVVTSPITVLAVVCGAGLALRDTAGGKPEGLVAGLVLGLGLSAAIVRVAMNSEPIIAGIAALKSIAEVLGTPPITESAEPVPVHGGALEVRNLVFSYGDGPRVLDGMSATFESGALTALVGPSGSGKSTVARLLARFHDPVEGSVLLGGDDLRDIAVRDVHRSVSVVFQDPQLLTLPLRENIRLARRDATDGEIMAAAKLANLDTVIAALPKGLDSVVNVDVTFSGGEAQRVAIARSIVTDAPVLIFDEATAYADPASEALIQSAIERLARSRTVIVIAHRLSTIRNADRILVLDGGAVAEAGTHDELLARGGRYRDLWRAFALDDEPSAPRGTEADDEKAGNR; via the coding sequence GTGAGCGCCGTGGACGGGACCGTCGGCCCGTGGTCGCTGCTCGCCCCGATCCGGACCCGGATGCGTGCGGTGGTCGCGTTGTCCGTCCTGTCGTCGGTGGCTACCGTCGCTTCGCTGGTCGGCATCATCGACATCGCGATGACGTACCCGGAGGCCCCGGTGCATCGGACGTGGTTGGCCGTGGTTGTCATCGTCGTCGCCGCGACGGTGCGAATGGCTGCGGACGGCGCCGCCGGCATGCTCTCGCACCGGGCGGATAACGACCTGCAGCTCTACCTCCGGCGCCGGTTGGTTGCCCATATCCGGAAGCTGCCGCTGGGTTGGCTGGACGCCCGGCGCTCGTCGGGGATCATCGGGTCGGTTGAGAAGGACGTCGCGGCTGTCCACCAGCTCATGGGCCACACCGTCGGCGAGACCGTGGTGGCGGTGCTGGTTCCCCTGCTTTCCCTCATCGCGCTCGTCGCGGTCGATTGGCGGATCGCGGCGGTGGCGGTCGTCCCGGTGCTGGTCACCTTCGCCCTGATGGGCGTGATGATTTCGCGCGGAGCCGGTCTTCAGCGCGACTACGAGCGAGCCTCTGAAAAAGTGACGGCTGCGGTCATCGAGTTGGTGCGCGGCATCCCGGTGATGAAGTCCTTCGGACGCGCCAGCCAGGGCGCGGGCCGCTACGATGCCGCGGCGTCGTCGTTCGTCCGCGCGTGGTCCGCCTGGTCCCGGCAGTCGAACATCTATCTCGGGCTCATCGACGTGGTGACGTCCCCGATCACGGTCCTCGCAGTGGTGTGCGGCGCCGGCCTCGCTTTGAGGGACACCGCGGGCGGCAAACCGGAGGGTCTCGTCGCCGGGCTGGTTCTCGGCCTTGGACTCTCCGCGGCGATCGTGAGGGTGGCTATGAACTCCGAACCCATCATCGCGGGGATCGCCGCCCTGAAGTCCATCGCGGAGGTGCTGGGCACGCCGCCGATCACCGAGTCCGCCGAGCCGGTGCCCGTGCACGGAGGCGCGCTCGAGGTCCGGAACCTGGTCTTCTCCTACGGGGATGGGCCGCGGGTCCTCGACGGGATGTCCGCGACGTTCGAATCGGGGGCCCTCACGGCGCTGGTGGGACCCTCCGGTTCCGGAAAGTCCACCGTCGCCCGGCTGTTGGCGCGTTTCCACGACCCTGTCGAAGGCTCGGTGCTGCTGGGCGGCGACGATCTTCGCGACATCGCCGTGCGCGACGTGCACCGTTCGGTGTCGGTGGTGTTCCAGGATCCGCAGTTGCTCACGCTGCCCTTGCGGGAGAACATCCGGCTGGCCAGGAGAGACGCCACCGACGGCGAAATCATGGCGGCCGCGAAGCTCGCGAACCTCGATACGGTCATCGCGGCGCTGCCGAAGGGCCTGGATTCGGTGGTCAACGTCGACGTAACCTTTTCCGGTGGTGAGGCGCAGCGCGTGGCCATCGCGAGGTCGATTGTCACGGACGCGCCGGTGCTCATCTTCGACGAGGCAACCGCTTACGCGGATCCGGCTTCCGAGGCCCTCATTCAGTCCGCAATCGAGCGTTTGGCTCGTTCGCGGACGGTGATCGTGATTGCGCACAGATTGAGCACGATCCGCAACGCTGACCGCATCCTCGTTCTCGATGGGGGAGCGGTCGCGGAGGCGGGCACCCACGACGAGTTGCTTGCGCGCGGTGGCCGCTACCGGGATCTGTGGCGCGCGTTCGCCCTCGACGACGAACCATCCGCCCCGCGGGGCACTGAAGCAGACGATGAAAAGGCAGGGAACCGATGA
- a CDS encoding ABC transporter ATP-binding protein produces MIRDLWSMTDRHSKMTLAWLIALAALAALAQGAAFVALLPLLSALAEGDDATAWRFTGVIAGLAAAHAVLSLAAGTVGRANSAAVLSSLLRSLGERVLTLPLGYVTKSTAGRFSEMASSGMAFAASVPHVILRPVIAAVVTPTVIALGILAMDWRVGLVLVASAPVLFFAYRAIGRVGGESDEAHADAVAAVSGRLIEFTRGQQVIRAAGDGSAADAMVDEAIQAQHDAFAKATSTQGAAIGRLGSVVHAVFTAAVVVAVAVAATGGMSPAHLAPMLIVVVQFTGPITTAGALSGGFGAGRNTLAALRELRAIPVLPEPAAPELPDGHDVEFRGVSFGYGEKKVLDGVSFRAPQGALVAIVGPSGAGKTTVMRLLSRFHDPDSGEILIGGVPLPRIGTDGVNSLVTPVFQETFLFDASVRDNVVFADPGFGSGPGDGDRLREAARRSGVDRIVELLPSGWDNPVGEEGTLLSGGERQRVAIARALLKDSPVVLFDEPTSSLDAATERAIVGTMEALRGDHTVIVVAHRLHTVRDADLIVVLSEDGTVAERGTHDELLAKGGRYAESWTCRTGGSPGA; encoded by the coding sequence ATGATCCGGGACTTGTGGTCGATGACGGATCGGCACTCGAAGATGACGCTGGCGTGGCTCATTGCGTTGGCCGCGCTTGCCGCGCTGGCACAGGGAGCGGCGTTCGTCGCGCTGCTGCCGCTGCTGTCGGCTCTGGCCGAGGGAGATGATGCGACGGCGTGGCGTTTCACCGGCGTCATCGCCGGCCTCGCGGCCGCCCATGCGGTGCTGTCCCTCGCCGCGGGGACGGTCGGCAGGGCGAATTCCGCAGCGGTGCTGTCGTCCCTGCTGCGTTCCCTGGGCGAACGCGTGCTGACGTTGCCACTCGGGTACGTCACCAAGTCCACGGCCGGCCGCTTTTCGGAGATGGCGTCTTCGGGCATGGCGTTCGCGGCGTCCGTGCCGCACGTGATCCTGCGGCCCGTCATCGCCGCTGTGGTTACGCCGACCGTCATCGCTCTCGGAATTCTGGCGATGGATTGGCGCGTCGGGTTGGTTCTCGTCGCGTCGGCGCCGGTGCTCTTCTTCGCCTACCGGGCCATTGGCCGGGTCGGCGGGGAGTCGGACGAAGCGCATGCTGACGCCGTCGCTGCCGTCTCCGGCAGGCTGATCGAGTTCACCCGCGGCCAGCAGGTGATTCGCGCCGCGGGCGACGGTTCGGCGGCGGACGCGATGGTGGATGAGGCGATCCAGGCCCAACACGATGCGTTCGCGAAGGCGACGTCGACGCAAGGCGCGGCCATCGGACGGTTGGGCTCGGTCGTCCATGCGGTGTTCACGGCGGCGGTGGTCGTCGCCGTGGCGGTCGCCGCGACGGGCGGGATGTCACCGGCGCATTTGGCGCCGATGCTCATTGTGGTCGTCCAGTTCACCGGACCGATCACCACGGCGGGAGCGTTGTCCGGCGGTTTCGGCGCGGGCCGCAACACGTTGGCTGCGCTGCGTGAGCTGCGGGCGATCCCCGTCCTTCCCGAGCCTGCCGCACCGGAGCTGCCCGACGGGCATGACGTGGAGTTCCGCGGCGTGAGCTTCGGGTACGGGGAGAAGAAGGTCCTCGACGGCGTCAGCTTCCGTGCGCCTCAGGGAGCGCTGGTCGCCATAGTGGGACCTTCGGGGGCGGGCAAGACGACGGTCATGCGGCTGCTGTCGCGGTTTCATGATCCGGACTCGGGGGAGATCCTCATTGGCGGGGTGCCCTTGCCTCGGATCGGCACCGACGGCGTGAACTCGCTGGTGACCCCGGTGTTCCAGGAGACGTTCCTCTTCGACGCGTCCGTGCGGGACAACGTGGTCTTCGCCGACCCCGGATTCGGTTCCGGGCCCGGCGACGGAGACCGCTTGCGCGAGGCCGCCCGGCGATCCGGGGTGGACCGCATCGTGGAGCTGCTGCCTTCCGGGTGGGATAACCCGGTGGGGGAGGAGGGGACGCTGCTGTCGGGAGGCGAGCGGCAGCGCGTCGCCATCGCCCGGGCGCTTCTGAAGGATTCCCCGGTGGTGCTTTTCGACGAGCCGACGTCCTCGCTGGATGCGGCCACTGAGCGGGCGATTGTCGGCACGATGGAAGCGTTGCGCGGCGATCACACCGTGATCGTCGTCGCCCATCGCCTGCACACCGTCCGC